The Deltaproteobacteria bacterium genomic interval TGTCGTTCCCCGTCACCTTCCGCGCGGTCCCGGAGCATATGCAAGCGACGTCGCGCGTCGTGACCTGGTCGAACGCGATTACGTTCCGGGGCTGCTGCACGAGCTCGAACGACGTTGCCGTCGCAAAGGCGTGATCATCGACTCGGCGACTGCCACCGGGCCTGTCGCCGAGGCGCTCGCCGAAACGGCCAGCGACTTCGACATGGTGGTCGTAGGACATCGGGGTCGCGGATCAGTTGCCAGCAAGCTTCTCGGCAGCGTCGCGAAGCGCTTGGTCCAGATCAGTCCTACTCCCGTGCTCGTAGTGCGCTGACCGGCCTTCTGCCGGCGCAGATACGACGCCATTCCAAGATCGGTCGCTCGTCGTCGAAGCGCTCATTTTGCGCGATGCGTTGTGGCGTCTCCGCAAAAGCTGCGGCGCAAAACGCCCGGGCATCACCGTTTCAACTGAAACAGCCGAAACAAACCCGGGGCACGCTCCTTGCGACGCGTACGCACAAGACCGGAGGTCTCATGCGGCGGACGTCAAAGGTTTCCGGCAGCGGATCGGAATCGCTCAGAGGCTTCGTGGTGGTCGCTCTGCTCGCGGCAATCGCGTGCGCGGGTCCTGCAGGTCCCCCCGGACCAGCGGGACCAGGCGGCCCCGGCGGCGATGCCGGGACGCCCGGCACTGCCGGTCCGATCGACTACGGCGTGCTGACGCCAGCGGAGCTCGAGGTCGCGAAGATCACCGGACAGCTCACCGGCGTGACCATCCCCGCGGACGGCAGGCCGGTCGTGACGGTGAAAGTCACCGAGCGGCACGGCAGTGGGTTGCGCGGCATGTCGGCGACGGCCGTCAACTGGCGCTTCGCCTTGATCAAGCTGACCCAGGGCGTGAACGGCAGCGCGAACGACTCGTGGGTCAGCTACATGGCGGCGAACGACCACAGCGTGGCCAGCACGGAGACGGCGACCACGACGGCGCTCACCGACAACGGTGACGGCACGTACACGTACAAGTTCACCAAGGCGATCAATGCAGGGACGGCGGCCGCAGGCACGGTCTATGAGCCGTCCAAGGTCCACCGTCTCGTCGTACTCCTCTACGCGACCGGCAACCCGTTCTCGCCGGTCAACATCGTGCAGGACTTCATTCCCGCGACCGGTGCGGACGTGACGGGGCAGAACGAGAAGATCGACCAAACGGCCTGCCTCGAGTGCCACACGCAGTTCCGGGCCATCGCCGGCGCCACCGGCGAGCTAGGAACGGGTGAGTTCCACGGCGGCGTCCGCTACGACGTCCGCACCTGCGCCGCGTGCCACAACGATCAGAAACGATACGCGGCGACCACCAGCGGGATCGATTCTCCTGCGGTCAATGCGAGCGGCACGTGGACCGGGAACATGACCGTGATCAACAACGAGGCTTTCCTGAACCTCCCGGTCTTCGTCCACAAGATCCACATGGGCGAAGACCTCAAGATGACGGGAGGGACGTACACCGGCTTTTCGAAACCGTACGAGGTGACGTACCCGCAGGACGTCCGGAACTGTGTGAAATGTCATCGGAGCACGACGGCCAACCCGGTGCCGCTGGCGGACAACTGGAAGAACCAGCCGAGCAAGCGCGCCTGCAATGCCTGCCACGACGACATCAGCTTCGTGAACCCGCCGCCGAACGGCCGCAGGTTGCACCCTGGTGGCGAGATCACGCAGGACGGCAACTGCCTGCTCTGCCACTCCTCCGGCGGGCCCGCGGGGGACATTCCCAACAGCCACATCCCCGTATCGGCGCCAAATCCAAACAACATCTACGTCGATCAGAGCGCGACCGGGAACTCGAACACGAACGCAGCGTACGTCGCGGCCGCCGGCGCCATTCCTCCCGGCGCAAAGGTGATCGTCTACGATGTGAAGAGCGTGTCACCCTGGGACGACTCGGGCGTGAAGCGGCCGCAGATCGTCTTCAAGTTCAAGCTCGGCGATGGTGTGAATTTCACCGATGTCGTCTTCCCTAATCCGACCGCCGCGACCGAGCTCATCC includes:
- a CDS encoding OmcA/MtrC family decaheme c-type cytochrome; the protein is MRRTSKVSGSGSESLRGFVVVALLAAIACAGPAGPPGPAGPGGPGGDAGTPGTAGPIDYGVLTPAELEVAKITGQLTGVTIPADGRPVVTVKVTERHGSGLRGMSATAVNWRFALIKLTQGVNGSANDSWVSYMAANDHSVASTETATTTALTDNGDGTYTYKFTKAINAGTAAAGTVYEPSKVHRLVVLLYATGNPFSPVNIVQDFIPATGADVTGQNEKIDQTACLECHTQFRAIAGATGELGTGEFHGGVRYDVRTCAACHNDQKRYAATTSGIDSPAVNASGTWTGNMTVINNEAFLNLPVFVHKIHMGEDLKMTGGTYTGFSKPYEVTYPQDVRNCVKCHRSTTANPVPLADNWKNQPSKRACNACHDDISFVNPPPNGRRLHPGGEITQDGNCLLCHSSGGPAGDIPNSHIPVSAPNPNNIYVDQSATGNSNTNAAYVAAAGAIPPGAKVIVYDVKSVSPWDDSGVKRPQIVFKFKLGDGVNFTDVVFPNPTAATELIPNFVGSPSAYFAFAVPQDGKVAPADFNATGSAYIRNVWNGSGTCSNVPASATTSPTGAGTVTGPDSSGYYTMQLKCVVIPANASMLTGGIGYTYNLGTVNASDSTLNFINNNQPLTQINLPAYPYTPNDPNGGKGGKGGLIVPALDVWKVATGYTGRRADPTNGQQKLVVVTEKCDACHVALGVGPDFHAGQRNDATSCNFCHRPNQTASGWSGNQKDFVHSIHGAEKRGVRFTWHEKSKDDGYWKTTYPAVLNRCEMCHLPGTYDFSTTAMTSALPNMLFSTAGQGTYAANTPNSEHSPYVTEGTNYGAGFNFNPLTGASTEAASTTLVISPIVAACSACHDSPAAIDHMQTNGGSFWRPRAEALNDTRGEQCLICHGPNRVAAISLVHTDRTP